The Candidatus Methylomirabilota bacterium genomic sequence CGAGATCACGTCTGCCGCTCCCATGGAGGAGTCGTCCTTCCTCCGAGCGATTCTGGGGCGGTTTCTCTTTTCCGGGGATGATGTGAAGAAGAAGGTCGCCGTCCTCTCCGGCGGAGAGAAGAGCCGGCTGGCCCTGGCCAAGATGCTGATCCGTCCCGCCAACCTTCTACTGCTGGACGAGCCCACGAACCACCTGGACATCCCCTCCCGCGATGTGCTGGAAGAAGCGCTCCGCGACTTCTCCGGGACGATCTGCTTCATCACCCATGACCGGCATTTTATCCGGGCCGTGGCCAACAGAATCATCGATGTTCGGGACGGAGCGGCCACGCCGTATGCCGGGGATTACGATTATTTCCTCTATAAAAAGCAACTGATGGCGGAAGAGGCCGCCGGCAGCGGCCAAGCCGAATCCGGTTCTACAGGTCTGAATACCGGGGGTACAATCCGTTCCTCTCCAGATACCCCTGTCTCCCCGGCACAGGGACCCGGAGCGAAGGAGGAACGTTCGAAGGAACGGAAGACGAAGGAGCAGAAACGGGCTGAGGCCGAGGCGCGCAACCGGATGCACCGGAAGTCCAGCCCTCTTCTCTCGTCGCTGTCCAAGATCGAGGCGGAGGTGGCCGAGGCCGAAAAGGTTCTCCAGGATCTCTCCCAGGCTCTTGCCGACCCGGAGATCTACCAGAATAAGGAACGATGCCTTGAAACGCTGGATGCGCATACTCAGGCCAAGCGAAGGGTGACGGAATTGACGGCGGAATGGGATCGAATATCCGGTCTGATGTAGTCACTAACTGTCTCACAACTTTACGTTATCGAAGAATCCCTCCTGACCTCCCTTTGCCAAAGGGAGGATGTACCCCTCTTTGGAAAAGAGGGGTGGGGGGAGATTTTCATAATAGACTGAAGGCTGAAGGCGATAAGGATGGAAAAGTCTTGACAGCGGGGACTTGGCGTTCACAGTATAGTGGTGTGGGGAGGCGGACCTTTTCATGCACGGTCCGTGAGTACCGATGAGCACTCAACCGATTGGCGCCTGCCCGGCCTGTGGCGCGCGCAAGGTATCCGGAGCCAGCGCGTGCTGGCAGTGCGGCGCTGTATTCGCTGCGCTGCCGACCACGCCCGTGTCTCCTCGACGCTGGGACAAGGTGGCGTGGGTAGGGGTCATCCCCTTGGGGCTCTTCTTTCTGCCCTGGGTAATCGCCGGCCAATACGGGGTTCATCGGGTCATCTCGATTGCCGGCCTGGAGCTCGCCCTCGGCCGGACACTCAGAGGCCATACTATACCGCATGAGCCGCTTCTGTGGCTCATCCCCGGCGCATCGCTCCTGCTGGCCGCACTGGTGCTCCGGACCTATCGACGGACACCTGGATCCAGGCACTGGCTGCTCGTCGCCATCATCGCCTGGGTAGCCTTTCTGCTGCTTCTTGTCAAGGCGGTGCAGTGGCTGTGGGTTGGGCCGCCCCCTGTCCCCGAGACAGTCTGGGTCGTGCACTGGCTGACCACCGAATACCTCTTCACCGGCGCGACCTTCCTTATATCGGCCCTTGCCGCCACGCGAACCTGGATGGGCCCGAGCAGTCCTCGGCCACAGTCGTCTTCTTCTTCGTCAGAAGACACCCCATTTGATGAAGAGAAGATTCAGTGATCCAGGCCAAGATCGGGACCTGTGGCTTCGCCATGGGACAGCAGGAGTACTACAAAACCTTCCCGATTGTTGAGATCCAACAGACCTTTTACAAACTGCCGCGGGTCAGTACAGGCACGCGATGGCGGGCGGGAGCGCCGACCGGGTTCACATTTACGATGAAGGCATGGCAACTCATTACGCACGAGCCTTCAAGCCCGACCTATCGCCGCCTCGCCAAGCCGATCCCACCTGAATTGAAAGATCGTTACGGCGCGTTCCGGCCCACTGATGAAGTCATCGACGCCTGGACCCGGACGCGGGCGTTTGCGGCAGCCCTGGGCGCCACGGTCATCGTCTTTCAGTGCCCGCCAAGCTTTACGCCGACGCCCGAGCACATCGCAAACCTGCGCCACTTCTTCACCACGATCGACCGCGCCGGCTGGCAAGCGGCCTGGGAGCCGCGCGATGCCTGGGCACCCGATACGATCCGAGGTCTCTGCCGCGAATTAGACCTGATTCATGTCGTTGATCCGCTCAAGGAGACGGCGCTGTACGGCGTGATCCGCTACTACCGGCTGCACGGCCTCACCGGCTACCGATACGTCCACACCGATCAGGACCTTGAGCGGCTGAAGGCCGCATGCGAGGGCACCCTACCGACCTACTGTCTGTTCAATAATCTCTTTATGGCCGAGGATGCGGTTCGATTGCAGGCGCTGCTGGAGGAGAGAACGGACGTGTTGCGCCCGAGATTCGTGAAGGCGGTGCGGTAAGCGCACATGGACGTAAAGCAGCGGGAACCCGACACGGTCACATCTACCCCTGGGCAGTTGGCTCAGGCGATCAAAGAGGAGGCCCACAGCCTGGGATTTGAGTTGGTCGGCATCTCGCCGGTCAGCGACCCTCCCCATGAACAGTCATTCGCCGACTGGCTGCAAGAGGGATATAGCGGCGAGATGGCCTATATGGCGCGGACCGAGCAGGCGCGACGCCACCCGGACACTTGGCTTCCGTGGGCGCGCTCGGTCGTCGCTGTTGCCATCAACTATTACACCCCATTCCCGCGCGAGACAGACCATACCGACGTACCCAAGGGATGGATCTCCCGCTATGCGTGGGGGGACGACTATCACACGATGATGGAGAGCCGGCTTGCCACCCTGCTCGACCGGATTCGTCATGCCGTCGGCGAGGAGGTCCAGGGCAAGGTGTACGTCGATACCGGGCCGGTATTGGAGCGGGAGGTCGCCGGTCTGGCGGGGATCGGGTGGATCGGCAAGAATACGCTCCTCATCTCCCCGAAGCATGGCTCATATTTTTTTCTGGGCGAGCTGTTTCTCAGCCTGGATCTGCCGCCGGACCAGCCGATCAAGAATCGGTGCGGCTCGTGCGATCTGTGCCTGAAGGCCTGTCCGACTGACGCCTTTGTCGGCCCCTATCGGCTGGATGCCCGCCGTTGCATCTCGTACCTGACGATCGAGCTGAAAGGCAGCATCCCGACCGAGATACGGTCGTTGATCGGCAACCACGTCTTTGGCTGTGATATCTGCCAGGAGGTCTGCCCGTACAATGTCAATATCGGAGCCTCAGTAGAGCCCACTTTTCACCCCCGTGAGGGTCTGCATGCGCCGGAGCTGATCCCTCTCCTTGCGCTCGACGACGACCAGTTTCGGTCGCGGTTCAAGGGGAGCCCCATTAAGCGTTCAAAACGGCGCGGCTTTCTGCGAAACGTGGCCGTCGCGCTTGGCAACCTGGACGCCGAGACATCGGTCCCGGCTCTGGCGACACTCCTCTCTGATCCGGAGCCGCTGGTCCGAGGTCACGCCGCCTGGGCCTTGGGACGGATCGGCACGGCTGAGGCGCGCGCGGCGCTCGGCGAGGCGCGTACCCGCGAGACCGATCCCGACGCACAAAGGGAGATTGCCCAGGCGCTTACCGCCTGCGCGCTTTCACAGTAACACGGGCCCTGATCGTCAGCTCTCTCCCGCCGCGCTCCAGATAGGCGAGAAACCCCTCCCACCGACTATCGGCCTTCCATTTCCCGATGAGATCTAGGGCCTCCATGTAGGCCAGGGCGTCAGCCGCAGCGGCAAAGGACAGTGTTTCATGCTCGGTCTCGAGATAGGCGGGCTCGAATCCCGTTGTGGCGAGCACCGCTTCAACATCCTGTTCTCCGTAGGCAAATCGCGAACTCCTGCCGCTCTCTTTCCATTGGTCCCGGTGAAGGGTCGAA encodes the following:
- a CDS encoding DUF72 domain-containing protein, which encodes MIQAKIGTCGFAMGQQEYYKTFPIVEIQQTFYKLPRVSTGTRWRAGAPTGFTFTMKAWQLITHEPSSPTYRRLAKPIPPELKDRYGAFRPTDEVIDAWTRTRAFAAALGATVIVFQCPPSFTPTPEHIANLRHFFTTIDRAGWQAAWEPRDAWAPDTIRGLCRELDLIHVVDPLKETALYGVIRYYRLHGLTGYRYVHTDQDLERLKAACEGTLPTYCLFNNLFMAEDAVRLQALLEERTDVLRPRFVKAVR
- the queG gene encoding tRNA epoxyqueuosine(34) reductase QueG — translated: MDVKQREPDTVTSTPGQLAQAIKEEAHSLGFELVGISPVSDPPHEQSFADWLQEGYSGEMAYMARTEQARRHPDTWLPWARSVVAVAINYYTPFPRETDHTDVPKGWISRYAWGDDYHTMMESRLATLLDRIRHAVGEEVQGKVYVDTGPVLEREVAGLAGIGWIGKNTLLISPKHGSYFFLGELFLSLDLPPDQPIKNRCGSCDLCLKACPTDAFVGPYRLDARRCISYLTIELKGSIPTEIRSLIGNHVFGCDICQEVCPYNVNIGASVEPTFHPREGLHAPELIPLLALDDDQFRSRFKGSPIKRSKRRGFLRNVAVALGNLDAETSVPALATLLSDPEPLVRGHAAWALGRIGTAEARAALGEARTRETDPDAQREIAQALTACALSQ